One stretch of Zingiber officinale cultivar Zhangliang chromosome 6B, Zo_v1.1, whole genome shotgun sequence DNA includes these proteins:
- the LOC121989455 gene encoding 10 kDa chaperonin, mitochondrial-like — protein MARRLIPSLNRVLVEKIVPPSKNSSGILLPEKTNQLNSGKVIAVGAGARDRDGKLIPVTVKEGDTVLLPEYGGTEVKLGDKEFHLYPEDDILGTLHD, from the exons ATGGCAAGGCGTCTGATTCCTTCCCTAAACCGTGTTCTCGTGGAGAAGATCGTCCCTCCCTCCAAGAACAGCTCCGGGATACTTCTGCCGGAGAAGACGAACCAG TTAAACTCTGGAAAAGTTATAGCAGTAGGCGCTGGAGCACGTGATAGGGATGGGAAACTTATCCCAGTTACCGTGAAGGAAGGTGATACTGTTCTACTGCCCGAATATGGAGGGACTGAGGTTAAGCTTGGTGATAAAGA GTTTCACCTCTACCCAGAGGACGACATTCTTGGGACCCTTCATGATTGA